One Tripterygium wilfordii isolate XIE 37 chromosome 10, ASM1340144v1, whole genome shotgun sequence DNA segment encodes these proteins:
- the LOC120007138 gene encoding deoxynucleoside triphosphate triphosphohydrolase SAMHD1 homolog produces MEASFNENVSELCSDSVHDRRTSKHIRDNVHGNIYLDRFFLQFVDTEQFQRLRDLKQLGLTDMVYPGAVHSRFEHSLGVYWLADKAINSINTFQGSELGIEPFDIKTVKLAGLLHDVGHGPFSHLFERGFLPQVLKGSKWCHESMSLNMIEYIVDQHHIDIDSECLKTVKEMIVASNKGSQKSMTEKHFLYDIVANGRNGIDVDKFDYIVRDSRACGLGCNFQPERLMDTMRVIDDEICYLAKDYLTIHKLFAARADLHRTVYTHPKVKAIELMVVDVLCKANDYLDISSKIQEPAEYWKLDDSILKSIEISHDQALKEARDLILRIRRRDLYQFCNEFSVPLERLEHFKDITAQDIVCSQGRAGTLKEEDVVVSNVKIDLTRGRNSPFESINFFQDYDSELKFRIEDSRVSHLLPAFYQDMIVRVYSKKPELVDAVSEAFENFQVKEYGRKEQIHATPRKGTRRALYSR; encoded by the exons ATGGAAGCTTCTTTCAACGAAAATGTCTCGGAACTCTGCTCGGACTCCGTTCATGATCGCCGAACCTCGAAGCATATACGCGATAACGTTCACGGAAACATCTATCTGGATCGG TTTTTCCTGCAGTTCGTTGATACTGAACAATTTCAGAG ACTTCGTGATCTAAAGCAACTTG GTTTGACGGACATGGTTTACCCAGGAGCTGTGCATTCTCGGTTTGAGCATTCGCTTGGAGTTTATTGGCTGGCTGATAAAGCTATCAACTCAATTAACACTTTCCAA GGTTCTGAGCTTGGCATTGAACCGTTTGATATAAAGACTGTGAAGCTTGCTG GACTATTGCATGATGTCGGTCATGGGCCATTCAGCCACTTGTTTGAGCGAGGATTTCTTCCTCAAGTTCTCAAGGGAAGTAAATG GTGTCATGAGAGCATGTCTCTGAACATGATAGAATATATTGTTGACCAGCACCATATTGACATTGACTCTGAATGCCTTAAGACTGTGAAG GAAATGATCGTTGCTAGCAATAAAGGTTCTCAAAAA AGTATGACGGAAAAGCATTTCTTGTATGACATTGTCGCTAATGGTCGCAATGGAATAGATGTTGACAA GTTTGACTACATTGTTCGTGACTCCCGTGCTTGTGGTCTAGGATGCAATTTTCAGCCTGAGAG GTTAATGGATACTATGAGGGTTATCGATGACGAGATATGCTATCTCGCTAAGGATT ATCTTACAATCCACAAGCTATTCGCCGCTCGAGCTGATCTGCATCGAACTGTCTATACACATCCAAAAGTAAAG GCAATCGAGCTCATGGTTGTTGACGTGCTGTGTAAAGCAAATGATTATCTTGACATTTCATCCAAAATTCAAGAACCAGCTGAATATTGGAAG CTAGATGACTCTATACTGAAAAGTATTGAAATTTCTCACGATCAAGCGCTCAAGGAAGCTAGAGATTTGATCCTACGCATTCGCAGAAGAGATCTATACCAG TTTTGCAATGAGTTCTCTGTTCCATTGGAAAGGCTAGAGCACTTCAAAGACATCACTGCCCAAGACATTGTTTGTTCCCAG GGGAGAGCTGGTACTCTTAAGGAAGAAGATGTTGTCGTGAGCAATGTGAAGATTGATTTGACACGTGGAAGGAATAGCCCTTTTGAAAG CATCAATTTTTTCCAG GATTATGATAGTGAGCTCAAATTTCGGATAGAAGATTCCCGTGTCAGTCACTTGCTGCCTGCTTTTTATCAGGACATGATAGTGAGGGTGTACTCTAAGAAGCCTGAACTG GTAGATGCAGTTTCTGAGGCGTTTGAGAACTTTCAAGTCAAGGAATATGGAAGAAAAGAACAGATACATGCAACTCCAAGAAAGGGGACTCGCCGTGCGCTCTATTCACGTTAA
- the LOC120007669 gene encoding pre-mRNA-processing factor 17-like isoform X1 — MDLIQAYKEEGQHDGDREEQNHETPNSSPDSSPPRLLPVKSSAPKVDDTMLALTVAQARQTVTKPIDPVQHAVAFNPTYDQLWAPIHGPAHPYAKDGIAQGMRNHKLGFVEDAAIDSFVFDEQYNTFHKYGYAADPSASAGNNFVGDLEALNQNNGISVYNIPQQELKRRKLEKKEEEDKDEDDNGDADATEVENPATDAWLLKNKKSPWAGKKEGVQVELTEEQKKYAEEYAKKKEEKGQSGDKGEVVADKSTFHGKELKDYQGRSWIAPPKDKKATNDHCYIPKRLVHTWSGHTKGVSAIRFFPKYGHLILSAGLDTKVKIWDVYNSGKCMRTYMGHSKGVRDISFCNDGTKFLTAGYDKNIKYWDTETGQVISTFSTGKVPYVVKLNPDEDKQNILLAGMSDKKIVQWDINSGQITQEYDQHLGAVNTITFVDNNRRFVTSSDDKSLRVWEYGIPVVIKYISEPHMHSMPAISLHPNSNWLAAQSLDNQILIYSTRERFQLNKKKRFAGHIVAGYACQVNFSPDGRFVMSGDGEGKCWFWDWKSCKVFRTVKCHEGVCIGCEWHPLEQSRVATCGWDGLIKYWD, encoded by the exons ATGGATCTTATTCAAGCGTACAAAGAGGAAGGCCAACACGACGGCGATAGGGAAGAGCAAAACCATGAAACCCCTAATTCATCACCGGACTCTTCCCCGCCGCGCCTCCTTCCGGTAAAGTCCTCCGCTCCTAAGGTGGATGACACGATGCTGGCTCTGACGGTGGCGCAGGCTCGCCAGACCGTGACTAAGCCAATCGACCCGGTTCAGCACGCCGTCGCCTTCAACCCTACCTACGACCAGCTTTGGGCTCCCATCCACGGTCCTGCTCATCCCTACGCCAAGGACGGCATTGCCCAGGGTATGCGCAACCACAAGCTTGGCTTTGTGGAGGACGCCGCCATCGATTCTTTTGTGTTCGACGAGCAGTACAACACCTTCCACAAGTATGGCTATGCTGCTGACCCCTCCGCTTCTGCTGGAAACAATTTTGTCGGCGATTTGGAGGCCTTGAACCAAAACAACGGTATTTCTGTTTATAATATCCCACAACAGGAGCTTAAGCGTCGGAAGTtggaaaagaaggaagaagaggacaaaGATGAGGATGATAATGGAGATGCTGACGCTACAGAGGTTGAGAATCCCGCAACTGATGCGTGGTTactcaaaaacaagaagagtCCATGGGCAGGCAAGAAGGAAGGTGTGCAAGTTGAGTTAACGGAGGAGCAGAAGAAGTATGCGGAGGAGTATGccaagaagaaggaagagaaaggaCAGAGCGGCGACAAAGGAGAGGTAGTGGCTGATAAGAGTACTTTCCATGGCAAGGAGTTGAAGGATTATCAAGGAAGGTCATGGATTGCGCCCCCTAAAGATAAGAAAGCCACCAATGATCATTGTTATATACCTAAGCGGCTGGTGCACACTTGGAGCGGGCATACAAAGGGAGTTTCTGCTATTAGGTTCTTTCCCAAGTATGGACATTTAATTCTCTCGGCTGGATTGGATACCAAGGTGAAAATTTGGGATGTGTACAATTCAGGTAAGTGTATGAGAACTTACATGGGGCATTCAAAGGGAGTTCGTGATATTTCATTTTGCAATGATGGGACTAAGTTCTTGACTGCGGGATATGATAAGAATATTAAGTACTGGGATACAGAGACAGGGCAGGTGATATCTACTTTTTCGACGGGTAAAGTCCCCTATGTTGTTAAACTAAATCCTGATGAGGATAAGCAGAATATTCTGTTGGCTGGTATGAGTGATAAGAAGATTGTGCAGTGGGATATCAACAGCGGGCAGATTACTCAGGAATATGATCAACATTTGGGGGCTGTGAATACAATTACTTTTGTGGACAATAATAGAAGATTTGTTACTTCTAGCGATGACAAGTCTCTTCGAGTGTGGGAATATGGGATTCCTGTGGTTATAAAGTATATCAGTGAGCCTCACATGCACTCTATGCCGGCAATTTCTCTTCATCCCAATTCAAATTGGCTTGCAGCACAGAGCTTGGACAATCAAATTCTTATCTATAGCACCAGGGAAAGATTTCAGctgaataagaagaagagatttGCTGGGCATATTGTGGCTGGATATGCTTGCCAAGTCAACTTCTCACCTGATGGACGGTTTGTTATGTCCGGGGATGGGGAGGGTAAATGCTGGTTTTGGGATTGGAAGAGTTGTAAGGTTTTCAGAACTGTAAAATGTCATGAAGGGGTATGCATTGGATGTGAATGGCATCCACTGGAACAGAGTAGAGTAGCAACTTGCGGCTGGGATGGATTGATTAAGTACTG GGACTAG
- the LOC120007669 gene encoding pre-mRNA-processing factor 17-like isoform X2: MDLIQAYKEEGQHDGDREEQNHETPNSSPDSSPPRLLPVKSSAPKVDDTMLALTVAQARQTVTKPIDPVQHAVAFNPTYDQLWAPIHGPAHPYAKDGIAQGMRNHKLGFVEDAAIDSFVFDEQYNTFHKYGYAADPSASAGNNFVGDLEALNQNNGISVYNIPQQELKRRKLEKKEEEDKDEDDNGDADATEVENPATDAWLLKNKKSPWAGKKEGVQVELTEEQKKYAEEYAKKKEEKGQSGDKGEVVADKSTFHGKELKDYQGRSWIAPPKDKKATNDHCYIPKRLVHTWSGHTKGVSAIRFFPKYGHLILSAGLDTKVKIWDVYNSGKCMRTYMGHSKGVRDISFCNDGTKFLTAGYDKNIKYWDTETGQVISTFSTGKVPYVVKLNPDEDKQNILLAGMSDKKIVQWDINSGQITQEYDQHLGAVNTITFVDNNRRFVTSSDDKSLRVWEYGIPVVIKYISEPHMHSMPAISLHPNSNWLAAQSLDNQILIYSTRERFQLNKKKRFAGHIVAGYACQVNFSPDGRFVMSGDGEGKCWFWDWKSCKVFRTVKCHEGVCIGCEWHPLEQSRVATCGWDGLIKYW, from the coding sequence ATGGATCTTATTCAAGCGTACAAAGAGGAAGGCCAACACGACGGCGATAGGGAAGAGCAAAACCATGAAACCCCTAATTCATCACCGGACTCTTCCCCGCCGCGCCTCCTTCCGGTAAAGTCCTCCGCTCCTAAGGTGGATGACACGATGCTGGCTCTGACGGTGGCGCAGGCTCGCCAGACCGTGACTAAGCCAATCGACCCGGTTCAGCACGCCGTCGCCTTCAACCCTACCTACGACCAGCTTTGGGCTCCCATCCACGGTCCTGCTCATCCCTACGCCAAGGACGGCATTGCCCAGGGTATGCGCAACCACAAGCTTGGCTTTGTGGAGGACGCCGCCATCGATTCTTTTGTGTTCGACGAGCAGTACAACACCTTCCACAAGTATGGCTATGCTGCTGACCCCTCCGCTTCTGCTGGAAACAATTTTGTCGGCGATTTGGAGGCCTTGAACCAAAACAACGGTATTTCTGTTTATAATATCCCACAACAGGAGCTTAAGCGTCGGAAGTtggaaaagaaggaagaagaggacaaaGATGAGGATGATAATGGAGATGCTGACGCTACAGAGGTTGAGAATCCCGCAACTGATGCGTGGTTactcaaaaacaagaagagtCCATGGGCAGGCAAGAAGGAAGGTGTGCAAGTTGAGTTAACGGAGGAGCAGAAGAAGTATGCGGAGGAGTATGccaagaagaaggaagagaaaggaCAGAGCGGCGACAAAGGAGAGGTAGTGGCTGATAAGAGTACTTTCCATGGCAAGGAGTTGAAGGATTATCAAGGAAGGTCATGGATTGCGCCCCCTAAAGATAAGAAAGCCACCAATGATCATTGTTATATACCTAAGCGGCTGGTGCACACTTGGAGCGGGCATACAAAGGGAGTTTCTGCTATTAGGTTCTTTCCCAAGTATGGACATTTAATTCTCTCGGCTGGATTGGATACCAAGGTGAAAATTTGGGATGTGTACAATTCAGGTAAGTGTATGAGAACTTACATGGGGCATTCAAAGGGAGTTCGTGATATTTCATTTTGCAATGATGGGACTAAGTTCTTGACTGCGGGATATGATAAGAATATTAAGTACTGGGATACAGAGACAGGGCAGGTGATATCTACTTTTTCGACGGGTAAAGTCCCCTATGTTGTTAAACTAAATCCTGATGAGGATAAGCAGAATATTCTGTTGGCTGGTATGAGTGATAAGAAGATTGTGCAGTGGGATATCAACAGCGGGCAGATTACTCAGGAATATGATCAACATTTGGGGGCTGTGAATACAATTACTTTTGTGGACAATAATAGAAGATTTGTTACTTCTAGCGATGACAAGTCTCTTCGAGTGTGGGAATATGGGATTCCTGTGGTTATAAAGTATATCAGTGAGCCTCACATGCACTCTATGCCGGCAATTTCTCTTCATCCCAATTCAAATTGGCTTGCAGCACAGAGCTTGGACAATCAAATTCTTATCTATAGCACCAGGGAAAGATTTCAGctgaataagaagaagagatttGCTGGGCATATTGTGGCTGGATATGCTTGCCAAGTCAACTTCTCACCTGATGGACGGTTTGTTATGTCCGGGGATGGGGAGGGTAAATGCTGGTTTTGGGATTGGAAGAGTTGTAAGGTTTTCAGAACTGTAAAATGTCATGAAGGGGTATGCATTGGATGTGAATGGCATCCACTGGAACAGAGTAGAGTAGCAACTTGCGGCTGGGATGGATTGATTAAGTACTGGTGA
- the LOC120007721 gene encoding spermidine synthase-like, with translation MAQEGGALVTDVPVKRPREDEENGVPATTVSMETENNKDLPDSISSVISGWFSEISPMWPGEAHSLKVEKILFRGKSDYQDVMVFQSSTYGKVLVLDGVIQLTERDECAYQEMITHLPLCSIPSPRKILVIGGGDGGVLREVSRHSSVEHIDICEIDKMVVDVSKEFFPQIAVGYEDPRVTLHIGDGVAFLKAVPEGTYDAVIVDSSDPIGPAQELFEKAFFESVAKALRPGGVVCTQAESIWLHMHIIEDIVANCRQVFKGSVNYAWTTVPTYPSGVIGFMLCSTEGPPVDFKHPVNPIDATDSDNESKPLKFYNSKIHSAAFCLPSFAKRVIDAEK, from the exons ATGGCACAAGAGGGTGGCGCTCTGGTTACTGATGTGCCAGTGAAGAGACcaagagaagatgaagaaaatggGGTCCCTGCCACTACTGTGTCCATGGAGACTGAGAACAATAAGGACCTACCGGATTCTATCTCTTCTGTTATTTCTGGGTGGTTCTCTGAAATTAGCCCAATGTGGCctg GTGAGGCACACTCCTTGAAGGTAGAGAAGATCTTATTTCGAGGAAAGTCGGATTACCAAGATGTCATGGTTTTCCAG TCTTCAACGTACGGGAAGGTTCTTGTTTTGGATGGAGTGATCCAGCTCACAGAGAGGGATGAATGTGCATACCAAGAAATGATCACCCATCTTCCGCTCTGCTCAATTCCTAGCCCAAGAAAG ATTTTGGTTATTGGTGGAGGTGATGGCGGGGTTTTGCGTGAAGTGTCTCGCCATTCTTCTGTTGAACATATCGATATTTGCGAAATTGATAAGATGGTTGTTGAT GTTTCCAAGGAGTTCTTTCCTCAAATAGCTGTTGGGTATGAGGATCCTCGTGTAACACTTCATATTGGTGATG GGGTTGCATTTCTGAAAGCTGTACCTGAAGGAACTTATGATGCAGTCATAGTTGATTCTTCTGATCCCATAG GTCCTGCACAAGAGCTATTTGAGAAGGCCTTTTTTGAGTCGGTGGCAAAGGCTCTTCGACCAGGAGGAGTTGTGTGCACTCAGGCTGAAAGTATATGGCTTCACATGCACATCATTGAGGACATTGTAGCTAACTGTCGCCAGGTCTTCAAGGGTTCTGTGAACTATGCATGGACAACAGTCCCTACATACCCAAG tGGGGTGATTGGATTTATGCTTTGCTCAACCGAGGGACCCCCTGTTGATTTCAAGCATCCGGTGAATCCTATAGATGCCACCGACAGTGATAACGAATCAAAGCCCTTGAAATTTTATAACTCCAAG ATTCATTCAGCAGCTTTCTGCTTGCCTTCTTTTGCAAAGAGGGTCATCGACGCGGAAAAATGA
- the LOC120007973 gene encoding uncharacterized protein LOC120007973: MQANPISVNRCSSNDLAEINGKFSEDVEEKLRLQIEEEDEEEPKQELEEEEEEEFSFVVRNPDGSPVSADQAFQNGLIRPMYPLFNQDLLYESGTQTLRPPLKKLFVEECDSDKLSDADEEVSGPSCAWSGKAVDASPEHWKKSNSTGFSKLRRLRELVLRSNSDGKDAFVFFHSNNPSSTTTTKTTRTKNIEKSEKKENYVEKKAVKVKGEGKGKTAPSAHEQLYVKNKAMREGEKHRSYLPYRVGFFTSVNGMSRNVHPF; encoded by the coding sequence ATGCAGGCGAATCCGATCTCCGTTAATCGATGTTCTTCTAACGATCTTGCTGAAATAAACGGAAAATTCAGCGAAGATGTTGAAGAGAAATTGAGGTTAcagatagaagaagaagatgaggaggaaCCGAAACAAGAattagaagaagaggaagaggaggaattCAGTTTCGTAGTCAGGAATCCCGATGGATCTCCGGTTTCTGCGGATCAGGCGTTCCAGAACGGTCTGATCCGGCCGATGTACCCGTTATTTAACCAAGATCTGCTCTACGAGTCCGGTACTCAAACTCTGCGGCCTCCGCTGAAGAAGCTGTTCGTCGAGGAATGCGATTCCGACAAATTGTCGGATGCGGATGAGGAAGTGTCGGGGCCGTCCTGCGCGTGGTCGGGGAAGGCGGTGGACGCGTCCCCTGAGCATTGGAAGAAGAGCAATTCCACGGGGTTTTCGAAGTTGAGGAGGTTGCGAGAATTGGTCCTTCGGAGCAACAGCGACGGCAAGGACGCGTTCGTCTTCTTCCATAGCAACAATCCTTCGTCGACAACAACAACGAAGACGACAAGGACCAAGAACATTGAAAAGAGCGAAAAGAAAGAGAACTACGTTGAGAAGAAGGCGGTGAAGGTGAAAGGGGAAGGGAAAGGCAAAACGGCACCGTCTGCGCACGAGCAGCTTTACGTTAAGAATAAGGCAATGAGGGAAGGAGAGAAGCACAGGTCGTATTTGCCATACAGAGTGGGGTTTTTCACCAGCGTTAATGGGATGAGTCGGAATGTTCATCCTTTCTAA
- the LOC120007075 gene encoding F-box protein CPR1-like: protein MYSASLDEGLDRPLTPLRNPLKSGKHGAQLLSCCNGLIWLGNSQHDLALWNPFTRSYKRIPAESVEKSNGLSDICHYSYGFGQESTRNDYTVVSITQFGRDIHGPPVTYEVKLYSLRSNCWRTVQGFPYLGYFVSRVGCFANDALHWLLTKYSSSGKDVKLVAFNLGKEEFQELTLPMYTESFDPSFLVVLQGCLCVLAKDSGCKLTIYAMKQYGARESWTKLCTIGNGDVPGVLECVWPLMYSKKGDKLLLVENLQDLIWL, encoded by the coding sequence ATGTATTCGGCTAGTCTCGATGAGGGACTCGATAGACCATTAACACCGTTGAGAAACCCACTGAAATCTGGAAAGCATGGCGCTCAATTATTGAGTTGTTGTAATGGGTTGATTTGGCTGGGAAACTCCCAGCATGATCTTGCATTGTGGAACCCATTCACTAGAAGTTATAAAAGGATACCTGCTGAGTCTGTAGAGAAATCAAATGGACTCTCTGATATATGTCATTACTCCTATGGGTTTGGCCAAGAATCCACCCGCAATGACTACACCGTTGTGAGCATCACACAATTTGGACGTGATATCCATGGCCCTCCAGTGACATATGAAGTAAAGCTGTATAGTTTGAGATCAAATTGTTGGAGAACAGTGCAAGGTTTCCCTTATCTTGGATATTTTGTTAGTAGAGTTGGGTGCTTTGCGAATGATGCTTTACATTGGTTATTGACTAAATATTCTAGTTCGGGTAAGGATGTCAAACTAGTTGCTTTTAATCTAGGGAAGGAGGAGTTTCAGGAGCTGACATTGCCAATGTACACTGAATCTTTTGACCCAAGTTTCCTCGTTGTCCTTCAAGGATGTTTGTGTGTGTTAGCAAAGGACTCTGGATGCAAGCTTACAATCTATGCGATGAAGCAATATGGGGCGAGAGAGTCTTGGACCAAGTTGTGCACTATTGGAAACGGGGATGTTCCTGGAGTTTTAGAGTGTGTGTGGCCTTTGATGTATTCAAAGAAGGGTGATAAACTACTTTTAGTGGAGAACCTTCAAGATCTTATATGGTTATGA
- the LOC120007981 gene encoding proline-rich receptor-like protein kinase PERK13: MSGSAESPGSSSDESPLMLDGSTSHSSPPSSGGVLQQLADSSDSPPAPSGASSPPPASSPPPSPPASPPPSNSQSPLPSGSSGSNSTTSSSPPHSPPPSASPPPQSPPPSNLNPSTASPPPTSSTSPTPSPPPPIPTNKSPPAPSDEFIPPATPSEESSNAPAPSIGGGTLPISGNLQPPPSSASTSPQSPVVENSPPTPLGSNANPSTTISPPTESGQSSSQGSPSSSSSASSSSQTGNSDSRGSSPPKDSNGSKNEGIVVGATVASVFIIALIAIFFVVSRRRNKRKAYASPYMPPPTFTGKADGYNKGQPLTMGHSGLADPYYYSQGPPSTTGNSFGSQTKSPYQGEGPESGGVFSNKVNFSYEELMQITNGFSRQNIIGEGGFGCVFKGWMSDGKVVAVKQLKAGSGQGEREFRAEVEIISRVHHRHLVSLVGYCIAETNRLLIYEFVPNNTLEHHLHAKGIPVLDWPKRVKIAVGSAKGLAYLHEDCHPKIIHRDIKSANILLADDFEAQVADFGLARLNDTTQTHVSTRVMGTFGYLAPEYASSGKLTDRSDVFSFGVVLLELITGRKPVDPTRPMGDESLVEWARPVLIRALENGDPSELVDPRLEKRYVESEVLRMIETAAACVRHSAPKRPRMVQVVRALDNEGEMSDLSNGVKYGQSTAYNSGQYSQDIMKFRRMALGSDDRTDYSSYSGDYTSNEVSHGPPLSWKFENTSGGYTSGGSESRPINPDSSGQRYSGSQSNYSSYQFG, encoded by the exons ATGTCAGGCTCGGCGGAATCGCCGGGTTCTTCATCAGATGAGTCCCCTCTTATGTTGGATGGCTCAACATCGCATTCGTCTCCGCCTTCATCGGGTGGCGTCCTTCAGCAGCTAGCAGACTCATCAGACTCACCCCCTGCACCATCTGGTGCATCTTCACCACCACCAgcctcttctcctcctccttcgcCACCAGCATCGCCGCCTCCTTCAAATTCCCAGTCTCCTCTTCCTTCTGGATCTTCCGGCTCAAACTCCACAACTTCCTCTTCTCCTCCGCATTCACCACCACCTAGTGCCTCACCACCACCACAATCTCCTCCTCCATCAAACTTGAACCCCTCTACAGCATCTCCACCGCCTACATCATCAACTTCCCCCACTCCTTCTCCTCCGCCTCCAATCCCTACAAATAAATCACCACCAGCTCCATCTGACGAATTTATCCCACCTGCCACTCCTTCAGAGGAATCATCAAACGCCCCAGCACCTTCCATTGGAGGTGGTACCTTGCCTATTTCTGGAAACCTACAGCCACCTCCATCATCAGCGTCCACATCTCCTCAATCTCCTGTAGTTGAAAACTCACCACCCACGCCACTTGGGTCAAATGCTAATCCATCGACTACAATATCCCCTCCAACAGAATCAGGACAAAGCAGTTCTCAAGGATCACCCAGTTCTTCATCCTCTGCTTCCTCCAGCTCACAAACAGGCAATTCTGATTCCCGGGGCTCGAGCCCACCGAAGGATTCCAATGGGAGCAAGAATGAAGGTATCGTGGTTGGTGCCACAGTGGCAAGTGTATTTATCATTGCATTAATTGCCATCTTCTTTGTTGTGTCAAGGCGAAGGAATAAAAGGAAGGCCTATGCTTCCCCGTACATGCCACCCCCTACATTTACTGGGAAAGCAG ATGGATACAACAAAGGACAGCCACTCACCATGGGGCATTCTGGACTTGCAGATCCCTACTATTATTCACAAGGACCACCTTCTACTACTGGAAATAGCTTTGGGAGTCAAACAAAAAGCCCGTATCAAGGAGAAGGACCAGAATCTGGTGGTGTTTTCAGTAATAAAGTAAATTTCAGCTATGAAGAGCTGATGCAAATAACTAATGGATTCTCTCGTCAAAACATTATCGGTGAGGGTGGGTTTGGATGTGTTTTTAAGGGTTGGATGTCAGATGGGAAAGTTGTTGCTGTGAAGCAGCTCAAGGCAGGTAGTGGACAGGGTGAGCGTGAGTTCCGGGCTGAAGTAGAGATAATTAGTCGCGTGCATCATCGACATTTAGTCTCTTTGGTGGGATATTGCATCGCTGAGACCAATCGCTTGCTCATCTATGAATTTGTTCCAAATAACACTCTTGAGCATCATTTGCATG CTAAAGGAATCCCAGTGTTGGATTGGCCTAAAAGAGTCAAGATTGCCGTAGGATCTGCAAAGGGCTTGGCATACCTTCATGAAGATT GTCACCCAAAAATCATTCACAGAGACATTAAGTCGGCAAACATTCTGTTGGCCGATGATTTTGAAGCACAG GTTGCTGACTTTGGACTTGCCAGACTAAATGACACTACTCAGACCCATGTATCAACCCGGGTGATGGGAACGTTTGG GTACCTGGCACCTGAATATGCATCAAGTGGAAAATTAACAGATAGATCTGATGTCTTTTCTTTTGGAGTTGTGCTTCTAGAGCTTATAACAGGGCGCAAGCCAGTTGATCCGACTCGGCCCATGGGAGATGAGAGTTTAGTCGAATGG GCTCGTCCAGTCCTCATACGTGCCCTTGAAAATGGTGATCCCAGTGAGCTTGTTGATCCACGGCTTGAAAAACGTTATGTTGAGAGTGAAGTGTTGAGAATGATCGAGACTGCAGCTGCCTGCGTTCGCCATTCCGCTCCAAAGCGGCCCCGGATGGTGCAG GTTGTTAGGGCATTGGACAATGAAGGAGAAATGTCCGATCTCTCTAATGGGGTGAAATATGGCCAGAGCACGGCGTATAATTCTGGGCAGTACAGTCAAGATATCATGAAATTCAGAAGGATGGCACTTGGCAGTGATGACAGAACCGATTATAGCTCATACAGTGGAGACTATACATCGAACGAAGTCTCTCATGGACCCCCATTGTCATGGAAGTTTGAGAATACTTCTGGTGGGTACACAAGCGGTGGGTCAGAAAGTCGACCGATAAACCCTGACAGTAGTGGTCAGAGATATAGTGGCTCCCAAAGCAACTACAGCAGTTATCAATTTGGCTAA
- the LOC120007175 gene encoding uncharacterized protein LOC120007175 translates to MSSQTQQPLMPSQSQQPVVIYPNTKPPPSGSSSHSNGSFGTVFIVLAVIIVISGIACCLGRLCNKKKVKSIPKQNHKVRSKEREFEFRPKERDMEFGFENGIPMGRPVPHSHGGLKGFKPSENGHLRGEQLRPMDREPKAAGPMMS, encoded by the coding sequence ATGTCATCACAAACCCAACAGCCTCTTATGCCCTCACAATCACAACAGCCAGTTGTGATTTACCCGAACACAAAGCCGCCGCCTTCTGGTTCTTCATCACACTCGAATGGATCATTTGGGACGGTGTTCATTGTTCTGGCTGTGATTATTGTTATATCTGGTATTGCTTGCTGCCTTGGAAGGTTATGTAACAAGAAGAAAGTCAAGTCCATACCAAAACAGAATCACAAGGTGCGTTCCAAGGAAAGGGAATTCGAATTCCGTCCCAAAGAAAGGGACATGGAGTTCGGGTTCGAAAATGGGATTCCAATGGGAAGACCAGTGCCGCATAGCCATGGTGGTTTGAAAGGGTTCAAGCCATCTGAAAATGGTCATCTTAGAGGTGAACAACTTAGGCCTATGGATCGTGAGCCTAAAGCAGCAGGTCCCATGATGTCATAG